A genome region from Astyanax mexicanus isolate ESR-SI-001 chromosome 19, AstMex3_surface, whole genome shotgun sequence includes the following:
- the scaf1 gene encoding splicing factor, arginine/serine-rich 19 isoform X2, which yields MPQQCTEFHFTDSDFNVELTAEVKGEEASSLASLVPVATRFKVRNKGYKSATSSFHQSFTKPEKNFTDCLFPPVPFPKLTAAQMPKPSSLCTSQRETETAKSPLPSSPSTSPSSPSSVPSSPTSSPSSFSPRGRETSFREDEDDGHVGVGMVNKVAGDGVSSTSSSVAPSSLTVPPSSSLKPLRHVSTPPHLHGNDQRESTEMEIYDPFHPTDGEGEKGMDQDEEEEGDKYDPFEPTGSPASEKEEEDEERELEIEEEGSTVSSLPCELKGDQGVDLEAAAETAGPPPDSTETLIPLPEDEDEEQDMPTQLDRNTPISEREKSVRQRRDDDSEHDSEIEEGEIVGANERSREREMERRREVLLSSPGSPSFLQGGGLKPERILRVLDGEGFVSVRAEGEWEREPVPPVGMGDLRRKLTSRRKERFRSCPSSASVSPHPPSALPLPPPSPAAAQPQTVEKSRSRKSSKSSKERERRKRKGSKGEEKEKRKKRKEAKAEGNEESKDRDCERRSRRAGKEKDKDRRRSSRSDSRKRKSRRQSTPEPSSRTHSQNASRHVHSRRSLSSPSDGHHRGRERDRDRDREREKERDRDRDRERERDRYRDRRREKDSRRKDERKRDRDEESRRSSSRDRGNVKRRRESSERRDREKDRERERERERERRRDGRPVVPPSIQDLNGSDLFAIKRTITVTSTPTTTVPSSPAHGQDRRRSPGQSSDKPRKRKRKRRRRSGDERVDEECRDRSRPSSLTPPRYHSYESDRLSDHPEPDMLSLDGEALDSDYPSLEDSPLLPPPPEPPLPSPKPKSTAPKSSRRHDKKKSRSNKKTGQSESSTSSSSHRPKTKGKGLLPPLSPPLSASSGNTASLPPATSSSTGKRRKVGKEKGGKKESGRSGRSKKMGGSSRKAKLQSKVSVLVREGVSSTTGNSGKLGIDLLGPSGVSGAAGPSVVGGSIAVVFRRDNESRSPFLKPCSEPLSLPGKANKQRNTLAPLSSTSPVGLKSKKAKPSSTTSTSSSASSPTSSSAAKRRRRPGKKPREKGLALDGPDANSANSSTLGTGWAGPSADIQPLGGVGPKQSSPPSALPGPTPSSSSSSSSSSSTSILPPSSSPPHTPPLSLPPSRDTRESSPDSQTVDSSCKTPEPSFLSEECPAQSQSSILVPSKSPPSPPQSRSDGICQSASKPLPLDDQKTSPPCSTSSSLAAASLSHSIPPLAADPSSSSSSSVSSSSVSKPPPPPPPPPTAPPLPWSLQAGVDCTAGGVLALTALLFKMEEANIASRAKAQEFIQATSQVPPPPSHAPPPGPTPAQFILHGSLPLVGCTKTPPSHLHPGLSLGGGCAQTPPPPMPTGLSMTTGGVHETSWDSESKDPDKYLKKLHTQERAVEEVKLAIKPYYQRKDINKDEYKDILRKAVHKICHSRTGEINPVKVSNLVKLYVQRYKYFRKHGRKMDDEEKEERESASLHSSV from the exons ATGCCTCAGCAGTGCACGGAATTTCATTTTACCGACAG TGACTTTAATGTGGAGCTTACAGCAGAGGTGAAAGGAGAAGAGGCTTCATCACTGGCTTCGTTGGTGCCTGTTGCCACTCGTTTCAAAGTCAGAAACAAAG GATACAAGTCTGCCACATCGTCTTTTCACCAGTCCTTTACCAAACCAGAGAAGAATTTTACAGACTGCCTTTTCCCCCCTGTCCCTTTCCCCAAGTTGACTGCAGCACAAATGCCCAAGCCATCCTCTCTCTGCACCTCTCAGAGGGAAACAGAGACTGCTAAAAGCCCTCTCCCATCTTCCCCTTCCACATCTCCCTCATCCCCCTCCTCTGTTCCCTCCTCCCCCacctcctctccctcctcctttTCTCCCAGAGGTAGAGAAACATCTTTtcgtgaggatgaggatgatggcCATGTTGGAGTTGGTATGGTCAACAAAGTAGCAGGAGATGGAGTGTCGTCGACTTCGTCATCTGTGGCTCCATCTTCGCTCACTGTACCTCCCTCATCATCTCTGAAACCGTTGCGTCATGTCTCCACACCCCCCCATCTGCATGGCAATGACCAGAGGGAGAGTACGGAGATGGAGATCTATGACCCCTTTCACCCCACAGATGGGGAGGGAGAAAAAGGTATGGATCaagatgaggaggaggaaggagaTAAATATGACCCCTTTGAACCCACTGGCTCACCAGCttcagagaaagaggaagaggatgaAGAGAGAGAGTTGGAGATAGAGGAAGAAGGAAGTACAGTGAGTAGCCTACCTTGTGAGTTGAAGGGAGATCAAGGGGTTGACCTGGAGGCAGCTGCTGAGACAGCCGGTCCCCCACCAGACTCAACAGAAACCCTAATTCCACTTcctgaggatgaggatgaagagCAGGACATGCCCACACAGTTGGACAGGAACACACccataagtgagagagagaaaagtgtgaGACAGAGGAGGGACGATGATTCTGAGCATGACTCTGAGATAGAAGAAGGAGAGATTGTGGGTGCTAATGAGCGAAGTAGGGAAAGGGAAATGGAGAGAAGAAGGGAGGTGCTGCTTTCATCACCCGGAAGTCCTTCGTTCCTGCAAGGAGGAGGCCTCAAACCCGAGAGGATCTTGCGGGTGCTGGATGGTGAAGGTTTCGTGTCTGTTCGAGCTGAGGGAGAATGGGAAAGGGAACCAGTGCCCCCAGTAGGCATGGGCGACTTGAGGAGAAAACTTACAAGCAGACGAAAAGAGAGGTTCAGATCGTGCCCTTCTTCTGCCTCTGTATCGCCCCATCCTCCCTCTGCCTTACCTTTACCCCCTCCCTCCCCTGCTGCCGCCCAGCCCCAGACTGTGGAAAAGTCAAGGAGTCGCAAATCCTCAAAGAGCTCCAAAGAACGGGAGAGGCGAAAACGGAAAGGGAGCAAAGGAGAAGAGAAGGAGAAGCGGAAAAAGAGAAAGGAGGCTAAAGCTGAAGGGAACGAAGAAAGCAAGGACCGGGATTGTGAGAGGAGAAGTAGAAGAGCTGGAAAAGAGAAGGACAAAGACAGGAGGAGAAGCAGCAGGAGTGACAGTCGGAAAAGGAAGAGCAGACGTCAAAGCACCCCAGAACCTTCCTCCCGCACCCACTCCCAAAATGCATCCCGGCATGTGCACAGCCGCAGGTCCTTGTCCAGTCCTTCGGACGGTCACCACCGAGGGAGGGAGCGGGATAGGGAcagggacagagaaagagagaaggagagagatagagatagagacagagaacgagaaagagaccGTTACAGGGACAGGAGAAGAGAGAAAGATTCCAGGAGGAAagacgaaagaaagagagatcgGGATGAAGAAAGCCGGAGGTCAAGTAGCCGAGATAGGGGGAATGTAAAAAGGAGGAGAGAAAGCAGCGAGAGAAGAGACCGGGAGAAGGACAGGGAacgagaacgagaaagagagcgTGAGAGGAGAAGAGATGGCAGACCTGTCGTACCCCCATCTATTCAGGATCTGAACGGATCAGATCTTTTTGCTATTAAACGCACCATTACTGTTACCTCTACACCCACTACCACAGTCCCCAGTTCTCCAGCTCACGGCCAAGACCGGCGGCGGAGTCCTGGGCAAAGCTCAGACAAACCTCGGAAGCGTAAACGGAAACGGAGGAGACGCTCTGGTGACGAAAGGGTGGATGAGGAGTGCAGGGACAGGTCTCGCCCCTCTTCTTTAACCCCTCCCCGATACCACAGCTACGAATCGGACCGCCTCTCTGACCATCCGGAGCCAGACATGCTGTCTCTGGATGGAGAGGCACTGGACTCTGATTACCCTTCACTGGAAGATTCTCCTCTGCTCCCCCCTCCACCTGAACCTCCACTCCCTAGCCCTAAACCCAAATCCACAGCCCCTAAAAGCAGCCGGAGGCATGATAAGAAGAAATCCAGATCCAACAAAAAAACAGGCCAGTCTGAGTCCTCCACTTCTTCCTCTTCTCACAGACCCAAAACAAAAGGCAAAGGCCTCCTGCCCCCACTTTCCCCACCTCTGTCTGCTTCTTCTGGCAACACTGCATCCCTTCCACCTGCCACGTCCTCATCAACTGGCAAAAGACGCAAGGTGGGGAAGGAGAAAGGGGGCAAAAAGGAGTCAGGTCGTTCCGGCAGGTCCAAGAAGATGGGCGGAAGCAGCAGAAAGGCTAAGCTGCAGTCTAAAGTGTCTGTGCTGGTGCGGGAGGGTGTTAGTAGCACCACAGGGAACTCTGGTAAACTAGGCATTGACCTTCTAGGGCCTAGTGGAGTTAGTGGGGCTGCAGGACCTTCTGTGGTGGGTGGGTCCATAGCTGTGGTCTTCCGTCGGGACAATGAGAGTAGATCGCCATTCCTAAAACCTTGCTCAGAACCCCTGTCCTTGCCTGGCAAAGCTAATAAACAGCGCAATACTCTTGCACCTCTTTCTTCAACCAGCCCAGTAGGGCTCAAGTCAAAGAAAGCAAAGCCAAGCTCTACCACCTCCACATCATCATCTGCATCCTCACCCACGTCGTCATCAGCAGCCAAGCGTAGGCGGAGGCCAGGAAAGAAGCCCCGGGAAAAAGGCTTGGCGTTGGACGGACCtgatgctaacagtgctaacagtaGCACTTTGGGAACCGGTTGGGCTGGGCCATCAGCTGATATTCAGCCTTTGGGAGGAGTTGGCCCTAAACAATCCAGTCCTCCCTCTGCTCTTCCTGGACCCACACCATCATCctcgtcttcatcttcctcttcttcatctaCCAGCATCCTCCCTCCATCGTCCTCACCCCCCCACACTCCTCCACTTTCTTTACCACCCTCTCGAGACACTAGGGAATCTTCTCCAGATTCTCAAACTGTAGATAGCAGTTGCAAGACGCCAGAACCTTCGTTCCTTTCAGAGGAGTGCCCGGCTCAGTCCCAGTCCTCAATCCTCGTGCCCTCAAAGTCTCCCCCGAGCCCTCCGCAGTCCAGGAGTGATGGCATATGCCAGTCTGCCTCCAAGCCTCTACCATTGGATGATCAGAAGACATCGCCACCATGCTCCACTTCTTCGTCCTTGGCGGctgcctcactctctcattcCATTCCTCCTCTGGCTGCAGatccctcctcatcctcctcatcatcagtGTCTTCATCATCTGTCTCTAAGCCCCCACCTCCACCACCGCCGCCCCCTACAGCTCCACCTTTGCCCTGGAGCTTGCAGGCAGGAGTCGACTGCACAGCTGGAGGCGTTTTAGCAT TGACGGCCCTCCTGTTTAAAATGGAAGAGGCCAATATTGCCAGCCGAGCCAAAGCGCAGGAGTTCATTCAGGCCACAAGTCAG GTCCCCCCTCCTCCATCACACGCCCCACCTCCAGGCCCGACTCCAGCACAGTTTATTCTACATGGCTCGCTTCCTTTGGTCGGCTGCACGAAAACGCCACCTTCTCACTTACACCCTGGACTTTCACTGGGTGGTGGATGTGCTCAGACTCCACCCCCTCCAATGCCTACAGGGCTGTCCATGACAACAGGGGGTGTGCATGAGACAAGCTGGGACAGTGAGAGTAAAGACCCTGATAAG TACTTGAAGAAGCTGCACACCCAGGAGAGGGCAGTAGAGGAAGTGAAGTTGGCCATTAAGCCCTACTACCAACGCAAAGACATCAACAAAGATGAGTACAAAGACATCCTGAGGAAAGCTGTGCACAAG ataTGTCACAGCAGGACAGGTGAGATCAACCCGGTGAAGGTGAGCAACCTGGTAAAACTCTACGTCCAGAGGTACAAGTATTTCCGGAAGCACGGACGCAAAATGGACGACGAGGAGAAGGAAGAGCGCGAGTCTGCCTCCCTGCACTCGTCCGTGTGA
- the scaf1 gene encoding splicing factor, arginine/serine-rich 19 isoform X1 has protein sequence MPQQCTEFHFTDSDFNVELTAEVKGEEASSLASLVPVATRFKVRNKGYKSATSSFHQSFTKPEKNFTDCLFPPVPFPKLTAAQMPKPSSLCTSQRETETAKSPLPSSPSTSPSSPSSVPSSPTSSPSSFSPRGRETSFREDEDDGHVGVGMVNKVAGDGVSSTSSSVAPSSLTVPPSSSLKPLRHVSTPPHLHGNDQRESTEMEIYDPFHPTDGEGEKGMDQDEEEEGDKYDPFEPTGSPASEKEEEDEERELEIEEEGSTVSSLPCELKGDQGVDLEAAAETAGPPPDSTETLIPLPEDEDEEQDMPTQLDRNTPISEREKSVRQRRDDDSEHDSEIEEGEIVGANERSREREMERRREVLLSSPGSPSFLQGGGLKPERILRVLDGEGFVSVRAEGEWEREPVPPVGMGDLRRKLTSRRKERFRSCPSSASVSPHPPSALPLPPPSPAAAQPQTVEKSRSRKSSKSSKERERRKRKGSKGEEKEKRKKRKEAKAEGNEESKDRDCERRSRRAGKEKDKDRRRSSRSDSRKRKSRRQSTPEPSSRTHSQNASRHVHSRRSLSSPSDGHHRGRERDRDRDREREKERDRDRDRERERDRYRDRRREKDSRRKDERKRDRDEESRRSSSRDRGNVKRRRESSERRDREKDRERERERERERRRDGRPVVPPSIQDLNGSDLFAIKRTITVTSTPTTTVPSSPAHGQDRRRSPGQSSDKPRKRKRKRRRRSGDERVDEECRDRSRPSSLTPPRYHSYESDRLSDHPEPDMLSLDGEALDSDYPSLEDSPLLPPPPEPPLPSPKPKSTAPKSSRRHDKKKSRSNKKTGQSESSTSSSSHRPKTKGKGLLPPLSPPLSASSGNTASLPPATSSSTGKRRKVGKEKGGKKESGRSGRSKKMGGSSRKAKLQSKVSVLVREGVSSTTGNSGKLGIDLLGPSGVSGAAGPSVVGGSIAVVFRRDNESRSPFLKPCSEPLSLPGKANKQRNTLAPLSSTSPVGLKSKKAKPSSTTSTSSSASSPTSSSAAKRRRRPGKKPREKGLALDGPDANSANSSTLGTGWAGPSADIQPLGGVGPKQSSPPSALPGPTPSSSSSSSSSSSTSILPPSSSPPHTPPLSLPPSRDTRESSPDSQTVDSSCKTPEPSFLSEECPAQSQSSILVPSKSPPSPPQSRSDGICQSASKPLPLDDQKTSPPCSTSSSLAAASLSHSIPPLAADPSSSSSSSVSSSSVSKPPPPPPPPPTAPPLPWSLQAGVDCTAGGVLALTALLFKMEEANIASRAKAQEFIQATSQILSQANQNQSQTHPSSSSSSSSSTQVPPPPSHAPPPGPTPAQFILHGSLPLVGCTKTPPSHLHPGLSLGGGCAQTPPPPMPTGLSMTTGGVHETSWDSESKDPDKYLKKLHTQERAVEEVKLAIKPYYQRKDINKDEYKDILRKAVHKICHSRTGEINPVKVSNLVKLYVQRYKYFRKHGRKMDDEEKEERESASLHSSV, from the exons ATGCCTCAGCAGTGCACGGAATTTCATTTTACCGACAG TGACTTTAATGTGGAGCTTACAGCAGAGGTGAAAGGAGAAGAGGCTTCATCACTGGCTTCGTTGGTGCCTGTTGCCACTCGTTTCAAAGTCAGAAACAAAG GATACAAGTCTGCCACATCGTCTTTTCACCAGTCCTTTACCAAACCAGAGAAGAATTTTACAGACTGCCTTTTCCCCCCTGTCCCTTTCCCCAAGTTGACTGCAGCACAAATGCCCAAGCCATCCTCTCTCTGCACCTCTCAGAGGGAAACAGAGACTGCTAAAAGCCCTCTCCCATCTTCCCCTTCCACATCTCCCTCATCCCCCTCCTCTGTTCCCTCCTCCCCCacctcctctccctcctcctttTCTCCCAGAGGTAGAGAAACATCTTTtcgtgaggatgaggatgatggcCATGTTGGAGTTGGTATGGTCAACAAAGTAGCAGGAGATGGAGTGTCGTCGACTTCGTCATCTGTGGCTCCATCTTCGCTCACTGTACCTCCCTCATCATCTCTGAAACCGTTGCGTCATGTCTCCACACCCCCCCATCTGCATGGCAATGACCAGAGGGAGAGTACGGAGATGGAGATCTATGACCCCTTTCACCCCACAGATGGGGAGGGAGAAAAAGGTATGGATCaagatgaggaggaggaaggagaTAAATATGACCCCTTTGAACCCACTGGCTCACCAGCttcagagaaagaggaagaggatgaAGAGAGAGAGTTGGAGATAGAGGAAGAAGGAAGTACAGTGAGTAGCCTACCTTGTGAGTTGAAGGGAGATCAAGGGGTTGACCTGGAGGCAGCTGCTGAGACAGCCGGTCCCCCACCAGACTCAACAGAAACCCTAATTCCACTTcctgaggatgaggatgaagagCAGGACATGCCCACACAGTTGGACAGGAACACACccataagtgagagagagaaaagtgtgaGACAGAGGAGGGACGATGATTCTGAGCATGACTCTGAGATAGAAGAAGGAGAGATTGTGGGTGCTAATGAGCGAAGTAGGGAAAGGGAAATGGAGAGAAGAAGGGAGGTGCTGCTTTCATCACCCGGAAGTCCTTCGTTCCTGCAAGGAGGAGGCCTCAAACCCGAGAGGATCTTGCGGGTGCTGGATGGTGAAGGTTTCGTGTCTGTTCGAGCTGAGGGAGAATGGGAAAGGGAACCAGTGCCCCCAGTAGGCATGGGCGACTTGAGGAGAAAACTTACAAGCAGACGAAAAGAGAGGTTCAGATCGTGCCCTTCTTCTGCCTCTGTATCGCCCCATCCTCCCTCTGCCTTACCTTTACCCCCTCCCTCCCCTGCTGCCGCCCAGCCCCAGACTGTGGAAAAGTCAAGGAGTCGCAAATCCTCAAAGAGCTCCAAAGAACGGGAGAGGCGAAAACGGAAAGGGAGCAAAGGAGAAGAGAAGGAGAAGCGGAAAAAGAGAAAGGAGGCTAAAGCTGAAGGGAACGAAGAAAGCAAGGACCGGGATTGTGAGAGGAGAAGTAGAAGAGCTGGAAAAGAGAAGGACAAAGACAGGAGGAGAAGCAGCAGGAGTGACAGTCGGAAAAGGAAGAGCAGACGTCAAAGCACCCCAGAACCTTCCTCCCGCACCCACTCCCAAAATGCATCCCGGCATGTGCACAGCCGCAGGTCCTTGTCCAGTCCTTCGGACGGTCACCACCGAGGGAGGGAGCGGGATAGGGAcagggacagagaaagagagaaggagagagatagagatagagacagagaacgagaaagagaccGTTACAGGGACAGGAGAAGAGAGAAAGATTCCAGGAGGAAagacgaaagaaagagagatcgGGATGAAGAAAGCCGGAGGTCAAGTAGCCGAGATAGGGGGAATGTAAAAAGGAGGAGAGAAAGCAGCGAGAGAAGAGACCGGGAGAAGGACAGGGAacgagaacgagaaagagagcgTGAGAGGAGAAGAGATGGCAGACCTGTCGTACCCCCATCTATTCAGGATCTGAACGGATCAGATCTTTTTGCTATTAAACGCACCATTACTGTTACCTCTACACCCACTACCACAGTCCCCAGTTCTCCAGCTCACGGCCAAGACCGGCGGCGGAGTCCTGGGCAAAGCTCAGACAAACCTCGGAAGCGTAAACGGAAACGGAGGAGACGCTCTGGTGACGAAAGGGTGGATGAGGAGTGCAGGGACAGGTCTCGCCCCTCTTCTTTAACCCCTCCCCGATACCACAGCTACGAATCGGACCGCCTCTCTGACCATCCGGAGCCAGACATGCTGTCTCTGGATGGAGAGGCACTGGACTCTGATTACCCTTCACTGGAAGATTCTCCTCTGCTCCCCCCTCCACCTGAACCTCCACTCCCTAGCCCTAAACCCAAATCCACAGCCCCTAAAAGCAGCCGGAGGCATGATAAGAAGAAATCCAGATCCAACAAAAAAACAGGCCAGTCTGAGTCCTCCACTTCTTCCTCTTCTCACAGACCCAAAACAAAAGGCAAAGGCCTCCTGCCCCCACTTTCCCCACCTCTGTCTGCTTCTTCTGGCAACACTGCATCCCTTCCACCTGCCACGTCCTCATCAACTGGCAAAAGACGCAAGGTGGGGAAGGAGAAAGGGGGCAAAAAGGAGTCAGGTCGTTCCGGCAGGTCCAAGAAGATGGGCGGAAGCAGCAGAAAGGCTAAGCTGCAGTCTAAAGTGTCTGTGCTGGTGCGGGAGGGTGTTAGTAGCACCACAGGGAACTCTGGTAAACTAGGCATTGACCTTCTAGGGCCTAGTGGAGTTAGTGGGGCTGCAGGACCTTCTGTGGTGGGTGGGTCCATAGCTGTGGTCTTCCGTCGGGACAATGAGAGTAGATCGCCATTCCTAAAACCTTGCTCAGAACCCCTGTCCTTGCCTGGCAAAGCTAATAAACAGCGCAATACTCTTGCACCTCTTTCTTCAACCAGCCCAGTAGGGCTCAAGTCAAAGAAAGCAAAGCCAAGCTCTACCACCTCCACATCATCATCTGCATCCTCACCCACGTCGTCATCAGCAGCCAAGCGTAGGCGGAGGCCAGGAAAGAAGCCCCGGGAAAAAGGCTTGGCGTTGGACGGACCtgatgctaacagtgctaacagtaGCACTTTGGGAACCGGTTGGGCTGGGCCATCAGCTGATATTCAGCCTTTGGGAGGAGTTGGCCCTAAACAATCCAGTCCTCCCTCTGCTCTTCCTGGACCCACACCATCATCctcgtcttcatcttcctcttcttcatctaCCAGCATCCTCCCTCCATCGTCCTCACCCCCCCACACTCCTCCACTTTCTTTACCACCCTCTCGAGACACTAGGGAATCTTCTCCAGATTCTCAAACTGTAGATAGCAGTTGCAAGACGCCAGAACCTTCGTTCCTTTCAGAGGAGTGCCCGGCTCAGTCCCAGTCCTCAATCCTCGTGCCCTCAAAGTCTCCCCCGAGCCCTCCGCAGTCCAGGAGTGATGGCATATGCCAGTCTGCCTCCAAGCCTCTACCATTGGATGATCAGAAGACATCGCCACCATGCTCCACTTCTTCGTCCTTGGCGGctgcctcactctctcattcCATTCCTCCTCTGGCTGCAGatccctcctcatcctcctcatcatcagtGTCTTCATCATCTGTCTCTAAGCCCCCACCTCCACCACCGCCGCCCCCTACAGCTCCACCTTTGCCCTGGAGCTTGCAGGCAGGAGTCGACTGCACAGCTGGAGGCGTTTTAGCAT TGACGGCCCTCCTGTTTAAAATGGAAGAGGCCAATATTGCCAGCCGAGCCAAAGCGCAGGAGTTCATTCAGGCCACAAGTCAG ATACTCTCTCAGGCTAACCAGAACCAGTCGCAGACACATccttcatcatcctcctcctcctcttcttccacaCAGGTCCCCCCTCCTCCATCACACGCCCCACCTCCAGGCCCGACTCCAGCACAGTTTATTCTACATGGCTCGCTTCCTTTGGTCGGCTGCACGAAAACGCCACCTTCTCACTTACACCCTGGACTTTCACTGGGTGGTGGATGTGCTCAGACTCCACCCCCTCCAATGCCTACAGGGCTGTCCATGACAACAGGGGGTGTGCATGAGACAAGCTGGGACAGTGAGAGTAAAGACCCTGATAAG TACTTGAAGAAGCTGCACACCCAGGAGAGGGCAGTAGAGGAAGTGAAGTTGGCCATTAAGCCCTACTACCAACGCAAAGACATCAACAAAGATGAGTACAAAGACATCCTGAGGAAAGCTGTGCACAAG ataTGTCACAGCAGGACAGGTGAGATCAACCCGGTGAAGGTGAGCAACCTGGTAAAACTCTACGTCCAGAGGTACAAGTATTTCCGGAAGCACGGACGCAAAATGGACGACGAGGAGAAGGAAGAGCGCGAGTCTGCCTCCCTGCACTCGTCCGTGTGA
- the LOC103041971 gene encoding insulin → MPSPSLLLLVFCATSLLPPCGGFGTRRLCGIQLVEALLFVCGEKGVFYQPGRRIRQENLRVMMKDGVLFPLEISEVLQKSGSRMKKRGIVEQCCHFYCDYYDLENYCNT, encoded by the exons ATGCCGAGcccctctctgctgctgctggtgttctGCGCCACCTCTCTGCTGCCCCCCTGTGGCGGGTTCGGGACCCGCAGGCTGTGTGGTATTCAGCTGGTGGAGGCCCTGCTGTTCGTGTGTGGAGAGAAAGGCGTCTTCTATCAGCCCGGGAGGCGCATCAGACAGGAGAACCTTC GTGTGATGATGAAGGATGGTGTTCTCTTCCCACTGGAGATCAGTGAGGTTCTGCAGAAATCTGGATCCAGAATGAAGAAAAGGGGTATCGTAGAGCAGTGCTGCCATTTTTACTGTGACTACTATGACCTGGAGAACTACTGCAACACCTAG